A genomic region of Glycine max cultivar Williams 82 chromosome 15, Glycine_max_v4.0, whole genome shotgun sequence contains the following coding sequences:
- the LOC102663598 gene encoding uncharacterized protein, which translates to MLLYSKFLKYLLTKKGKYINNETIIVGGNCSVVVQKFPPKFKDPGSVTIPCSIGDISVGKAFIDLGASINLMSLSVCKRIGNPKIDPTRMILQLADRSITRPFGVVEDVLVKVCHFTFSVDFVIMDIEKDAEIPLILG; encoded by the coding sequence ATGTTGTTATACTCAAAGTTCTTAAAGTACCTCCTTACTAAAAAGGGAAAGTACATCAACAACGAGACCATTATCGTAGGAGGAAACTGTAGTGTAGTGGTTCAGAAGTTTCCTCCTAAGTTCAAAGACCCAGGAAGCGTCACCATCCCTTGCTCTATTGGAGATATATCGGTAGGAAAGGCTTTCATTGATTTAGGAGCAAGTATCAATTTAATGTCGCTTTCCGTGTGCAAGAGAATAGGGAACCCAAAAATTGACCCCACTAGGATGATACTCCAGCTGGCAGATCGCTCCATCACCAGACCATTTGGAGTAGTGGAAGACGTCCTGGTCAAAGTCTGCCACTTCACTTTTTCGGTGGACTTTGTAATCATGGACATTGAAAAAGACGCTGAGATCCCTTTGATTTTGGGTTAG